One window of Candidatus Nitrospira kreftii genomic DNA carries:
- a CDS encoding Chlorite dismutase, whose protein sequence is MRSRSILTVVMVGLLAWSWAGTAQAAADREKLLKDPGVYGSFAVFKVDGDWWKLDKATRGSAAAEVKAIFQKHADTVTTDTYLLRGLSEKADFFVRVHSMEMLNNQNFLVDLMGTTFGKYLHNTNTFNGITKMANYVPAFPDDLKEAMKTLPDPGPKSYVIVVPIRKDAEWWITAQDGRNTMMKEHADATVTYLKTVKRKLYHSSGLDDLDFITYFETAKLDDFNNLVIGLERVNENRHNKQFGSPTLLGTIHSLDEILEVFSR, encoded by the coding sequence ATGCGGAGTAGGAGTATTCTCACAGTTGTCATGGTCGGGCTGCTGGCTTGGTCTTGGGCGGGTACAGCTCAGGCTGCAGCAGATCGAGAGAAGCTGCTCAAAGATCCTGGCGTCTATGGGAGTTTCGCAGTGTTCAAGGTAGATGGAGACTGGTGGAAGCTGGACAAGGCGACGAGAGGGTCGGCCGCAGCGGAAGTGAAGGCCATCTTCCAGAAGCATGCCGACACCGTCACGACCGATACCTATCTCCTTCGTGGGCTTTCCGAGAAAGCAGACTTCTTCGTCCGCGTTCATTCTATGGAAATGCTGAACAACCAGAACTTCCTCGTGGACCTGATGGGGACAACGTTCGGTAAGTATCTGCACAACACCAATACATTTAACGGCATTACCAAAATGGCCAATTATGTACCGGCCTTTCCCGACGACCTGAAAGAGGCGATGAAGACCCTCCCTGATCCCGGTCCTAAGTCCTATGTGATCGTCGTACCCATCCGAAAGGACGCGGAATGGTGGATCACGGCACAGGACGGACGGAACACGATGATGAAAGAGCACGCGGACGCTACGGTGACCTACCTTAAGACGGTCAAGCGCAAGCTCTATCACTCGAGCGGGCTAGACGACCTCGACTTCATCACGTATTTCGAGACCGCCAAGTTGGACGATTTCAACAACCTGGTTATCGGGCTGGAGCGAGTCAATGAGAACCGCCACAACAAGCAGTTCGGAAGCCCGACGCTGCTGGGCACCATCCATTCGCTGGATGAAATCCTGGAGGTCTTTTCGCGGTAA
- a CDS encoding Putative Phage integrase (Modular protein) translates to MTAVVDSPARSRLKQTPREIPLTPAAFSIFWRRVATDAKGVDLHFHDLRHTFATWLQNLGVPFEVCAALLGHRLRGVMNDQLGGDAMTAAYSHGGYGWNQQLRAAVSLLHQALVSYGLSYGTVLEEVTGERKVANSRKNEEKVWWSQRDSNPCLNLTATSPFILASFDDFLQVRNGYD, encoded by the coding sequence ATGACGGCGGTGGTTGATTCTCCCGCCCGCAGCCGATTGAAACAGACACCCCGTGAAATTCCCCTCACTCCGGCCGCGTTTAGCATCTTCTGGAGGCGTGTGGCGACGGACGCCAAGGGGGTCGACCTCCACTTCCATGACCTCCGCCATACCTTTGCGACGTGGCTTCAGAATCTGGGCGTTCCGTTCGAAGTGTGCGCGGCACTATTGGGTCATCGATTGCGCGGAGTTATGAATGATCAGCTCGGCGGCGACGCTATGACCGCTGCCTATTCTCACGGTGGATACGGCTGGAATCAGCAGCTACGGGCTGCTGTTTCTCTGCTTCACCAAGCCCTTGTGTCCTATGGATTGTCCTATGGAACTGTTTTGGAAGAGGTGACCGGAGAGAGGAAAGTTGCTAACTCACGGAAGAATGAAGAGAAAGTGTGGTGGTCCCAACGGGATTCGAACCCGTGTTTGAATTTGACTGCGACTTCGCCTTTTATTTTAGCGAGTTTCGATGATTTTCTTCAAGTCAGAAACGGGTACGACTAA
- a CDS encoding Putative Phage integrase (Modular protein), with product MPYTIHTRPTQHGVAFDLYFRWKGVRYRPLLGYNLTKEQADAAAIAMIAKIQEGARADAQRPVSITFKEFLPLYWQTMHVKKRFDLARPASVIETHLLPRFGDRRLDSLMAEDGLDYITSRLADKAAPWTLRREWNVLMRILNLAVDFDKLDKNRLKRVELPDVEHRQRVATVEELKAIESKAVERRLKKIGAHEYDPAEFWRIATVALHTGLREAKILEIDRTWMRKRDDGGG from the coding sequence ATGCCCTATACGATCCACACACGTCCCACTCAGCATGGCGTAGCCTTCGATCTGTATTTCCGGTGGAAGGGTGTACGCTATCGGCCGCTGCTCGGATACAACCTGACCAAGGAGCAAGCCGATGCGGCCGCGATCGCGATGATCGCCAAGATCCAAGAAGGTGCGAGAGCAGACGCCCAGCGGCCTGTATCGATCACGTTCAAAGAGTTCCTTCCCCTCTACTGGCAAACCATGCACGTCAAAAAGCGGTTCGACCTTGCCCGGCCTGCATCCGTAATCGAGACTCACCTATTGCCCCGCTTCGGTGACCGTCGACTCGATTCTCTGATGGCTGAAGATGGCTTGGACTATATCACGTCTCGGCTCGCAGACAAGGCCGCCCCCTGGACACTTCGGCGCGAATGGAACGTTCTCATGCGGATCCTCAACCTGGCCGTCGACTTCGACAAGCTGGACAAGAACCGGTTGAAACGGGTTGAGCTACCGGACGTGGAACATCGGCAACGGGTAGCCACCGTGGAAGAGCTGAAGGCGATCGAATCTAAGGCGGTTGAGCGGCGGCTGAAAAAGATCGGCGCGCATGAATACGACCCGGCGGAGTTCTGGCGGATCGCCACGGTTGCTCTTCACACAGGGCTCAGGGAAGCCAAGATTCTAGAAATCGATCGGACCTGGATGCGGAAGCGGGATGACGGCGGTGGTTGA
- a CDS encoding hypothetical protein (conserved protein of unknown function), with the protein MRPLNLQEAAQFLRMSKSSLYQRKDIPRYRRPGSRVMLFDQDELEAWLKQGRVVEVKASTPQAIAATNGPERSLGIVDISSPPIYHRSARYR; encoded by the coding sequence ATGAGACCGCTGAATCTCCAAGAGGCTGCGCAGTTCCTCCGAATGTCGAAATCTTCTCTCTACCAGAGGAAAGACATCCCTCGCTACCGCCGGCCAGGCTCTCGAGTGATGCTGTTCGATCAGGACGAACTGGAAGCCTGGTTGAAGCAGGGGCGCGTGGTGGAGGTGAAGGCGTCGACTCCGCAGGCGATCGCAGCGACAAACGGACCGGAACGCTCTCTGGGCATCGTGGACATTTCGTCCCCGCCGATTTACCATCGCAGCGCACGGTATCGATAA
- a CDS encoding protease, ATP-dependent zinc-metallo, with protein sequence MNARLAAPFDRVGGAMNSKVKNLLLWGMIGLFIALLLNMFSVPTHAPEEEVYFSDFMAKVDQGAVVKVIIRGRHISGVLKDNTRIHTYAADDPELITMLRERGVQIEVKPAGETPWYITFLYTWGPFILFLGLFLFFMRRMQAGGNSALSFGKSRARMLTEEHKKVTFADVAGVDEAKNDVQEIVEFLKDPRKFQSLGGRIPKGVLVVGPPGTGKTLLAKAVAGEAGVPFFSISGSDFVEMFVGVGASRVRDLFEQGKKHAPCIIFIDEIDAVGRLRGAGLGGGHDEREQTLNQLLVEMDGFDTTEGVILVAATNRPDVLDPALLRPGRFDRQVVVDRPDLRGRAEILKVHTKKVPVAANVELNTIARGTPGFSGADLENLVNEAALWAARQNKTEVDAVDFEMAKDKILMGAERKSMILTEEEKRITAYHEAGHALMARLLPGTDPVHKVTIIPRGRALGVTMQLPTEDRHSYTKEFLCNRLAVLMGGRVAEELVFKHVTTGAGNDLNQATDLARKMVCEWGMSDKLGPLTFGQKNDSVFLGRDWTAKRDLSERVAKEIDLEIKQFVTENYERAKQVLTEHMAGLNALAEALLIKESLDALDIDRILTESSAGTVPA encoded by the coding sequence GTGAATGCTCGGCTGGCCGCTCCGTTCGATAGAGTGGGGGGAGCTATGAATTCCAAGGTAAAAAATCTGCTGTTATGGGGCATGATCGGCTTGTTCATAGCCTTGCTGTTGAATATGTTTTCCGTTCCGACGCATGCGCCGGAAGAAGAAGTCTATTTCAGTGATTTCATGGCGAAAGTAGACCAGGGTGCGGTGGTGAAGGTCATCATCCGAGGCCGTCACATCAGTGGAGTCCTAAAAGACAACACACGAATCCACACCTATGCCGCGGATGATCCTGAACTGATCACGATGTTGCGGGAAAGAGGAGTTCAGATCGAGGTGAAACCAGCAGGTGAGACCCCATGGTACATCACGTTTTTGTATACATGGGGTCCCTTTATATTGTTCCTCGGACTCTTCTTGTTCTTCATGCGGCGGATGCAAGCCGGAGGCAATAGCGCATTGTCGTTCGGCAAGAGCCGTGCGCGGATGCTGACGGAGGAACACAAGAAGGTCACCTTTGCTGATGTGGCTGGAGTCGATGAGGCGAAAAACGACGTGCAGGAGATCGTCGAGTTCTTAAAAGATCCTCGCAAGTTTCAGTCGCTGGGCGGCCGCATTCCCAAGGGGGTGTTGGTGGTCGGTCCGCCCGGGACGGGGAAGACTTTGTTGGCGAAGGCTGTCGCAGGCGAGGCCGGTGTGCCCTTCTTCAGCATCAGCGGGTCTGATTTTGTGGAGATGTTTGTCGGGGTCGGCGCATCGCGTGTGCGCGACCTGTTTGAACAGGGGAAGAAACACGCCCCCTGCATCATCTTCATTGATGAAATTGATGCAGTAGGTCGTCTGCGTGGAGCAGGCTTGGGGGGCGGCCATGACGAACGAGAGCAAACGTTGAATCAGCTGCTCGTCGAGATGGATGGGTTCGACACGACGGAAGGCGTCATCTTGGTCGCGGCGACCAATCGGCCGGATGTCCTGGACCCGGCCCTACTCCGCCCCGGGCGATTTGATCGCCAGGTGGTGGTCGATCGGCCGGACCTTCGTGGCCGAGCTGAAATTCTCAAAGTCCATACGAAAAAGGTGCCGGTGGCAGCCAACGTGGAGCTGAACACGATTGCACGCGGGACGCCTGGATTCTCAGGAGCCGATCTCGAAAATCTGGTCAACGAGGCCGCGTTGTGGGCCGCTCGTCAGAACAAGACCGAAGTCGATGCCGTCGATTTCGAGATGGCTAAAGACAAGATTCTGATGGGAGCCGAACGGAAGAGCATGATTCTGACTGAAGAAGAGAAACGGATTACCGCCTATCATGAAGCCGGACATGCCTTAATGGCCAGACTTTTGCCAGGGACGGATCCGGTGCACAAGGTCACCATTATTCCGCGTGGGCGTGCGCTGGGAGTCACGATGCAGTTACCGACGGAGGATCGGCATAGCTATACCAAAGAATTCTTGTGCAATAGGCTGGCCGTGCTGATGGGTGGTCGAGTGGCAGAAGAGCTGGTGTTCAAACATGTGACGACAGGGGCAGGGAACGATCTCAATCAGGCCACGGATCTTGCTCGCAAGATGGTCTGTGAGTGGGGCATGAGTGACAAATTGGGGCCATTGACGTTCGGCCAGAAAAACGACTCGGTATTCCTGGGGCGGGACTGGACTGCCAAAAGGGACCTCAGCGAACGAGTTGCGAAGGAGATTGATCTCGAGATCAAGCAGTTTGTCACTGAAAACTACGAGCGAGCCAAGCAAGTGTTGACCGAACATATGGCCGGTTTGAACGCATTAGCCGAGGCGCTGTTGATCAAAGAATCGCTGGACGCGTTAGATATCGACCGAATTCTTACGGAGTCTTCCGCGGGAACTGTGCCTGCCTAA
- a CDS encoding Deoxyhypusine synthase produces MYAREFRDGAKDGLEALEPLDPEKITSFSELLEAMGKTAFGGRHLGKAFDVLWAMIEDPDCRVVMTLSGAMTIAKMGKIITKMIDEGMVHCIISTGALMAHGLSESVGKTHYRHDPSMSDEELFRKGYNRVYDTLEMEANLNYVEHVVTRTVKRLNDDRPLSSEILTRELGKTLAEEFDGEGILKSAYLKKVPVFIPAFTDSEVGLDMGTWAMAREVDRVRSQAGHKDDLAILQTILQSYPSFNPYLDLNSYADHVLSAKRLGIFTIGGGVPRNWAQQVGPYIEIGNLRLGLSVKPPRFQYGVRICPEPDYWGGLSGCTYQEGLSWGKFVTPKDGGRFAEVLSDATVVWPLLMMGLLERKKAGVVRHS; encoded by the coding sequence ATGTACGCACGTGAGTTTCGTGATGGTGCAAAGGACGGGCTAGAGGCGCTGGAGCCGCTCGATCCCGAAAAAATTACTTCGTTCAGCGAACTGCTTGAGGCGATGGGCAAGACCGCTTTCGGAGGACGCCATCTCGGCAAAGCGTTCGATGTGCTCTGGGCGATGATCGAGGATCCGGACTGCCGGGTCGTCATGACGCTGTCCGGCGCCATGACCATTGCCAAGATGGGAAAGATCATCACGAAGATGATCGATGAGGGTATGGTGCACTGCATCATCTCGACCGGAGCCTTGATGGCTCACGGTCTCAGTGAGTCTGTCGGAAAGACGCACTATCGACATGACCCGTCGATGAGCGATGAAGAGCTCTTTCGAAAGGGGTATAATCGCGTCTACGACACGCTCGAAATGGAAGCCAATTTGAATTATGTCGAGCACGTCGTCACCCGGACCGTGAAGCGTTTGAACGATGATCGGCCGCTTTCATCGGAAATCCTTACAAGAGAATTAGGGAAGACCTTGGCCGAAGAGTTCGACGGCGAAGGTATTCTGAAAAGCGCCTACTTGAAAAAGGTGCCGGTATTTATCCCGGCCTTTACCGATTCGGAAGTGGGCCTCGACATGGGAACGTGGGCGATGGCGAGAGAGGTCGATCGAGTCCGGTCGCAGGCTGGTCACAAGGACGATTTGGCCATCCTACAAACCATTCTGCAATCCTATCCGTCGTTTAACCCGTATCTGGATCTCAATAGCTATGCCGACCATGTTCTCTCAGCTAAACGTCTTGGCATCTTTACGATCGGTGGAGGCGTCCCGCGGAACTGGGCGCAACAGGTTGGTCCGTACATCGAAATCGGTAATTTGCGATTAGGGCTCTCCGTGAAGCCCCCTCGTTTTCAGTATGGGGTGAGAATCTGTCCGGAACCGGACTATTGGGGAGGGCTGAGTGGGTGTACCTATCAAGAAGGGCTCTCCTGGGGAAAGTTTGTGACTCCCAAGGATGGTGGCCGATTCGCCGAAGTCTTGAGCGATGCGACGGTCGTATGGCCCTTGTTGATGATGGGGCTTCTCGAGAGGAAAAAGGCTGGCGTGGTGCGTCACTCGTGA
- a CDS encoding hypothetical protein (conserved exported protein of unknown function), with translation MIGRWLAPLCIGSILIWSSAASAGDSPDTDVRVRGQANAPLTLIEYSDFTCGYCLKFFKDTWPRIQARYVDTGKVRFIYRDYPRADQGPGVDAAAAARCAGAQGKYWAMHDRLFAEGGRLDKQVYLRHTSAIGLDQPAFERCFKDGRYTSAIFEDRQEANRWGFHGTPGFILKRTASEPTEKEPAVAIPGAFPFEMFAEEIDRLLASGTKSSVQITRQEQEKKEQEERQAVAKREREAQVAREAQARVEYERQHPEIARAREAEAAAQEQCAQCKSSCDDQSYPCTLACVGNNPADTMCIGRCQVALDTCKNTCEEQRDTLIVQAGGTPRGTSSSGSAALLQGLVTMADSLAAAKGLPSSGARGSMTPPNLASTQSGTSALEQNQSTAKEFPPSGTSGFPTSGAPPRRGSAHSCPTSLAHLAPKLPQYDVPDLQRARSAILQLSTTEMYQRMLDSGITPANGAKMAIQDVEKVEQQREVAKQCVRQTAANPESVISALERGTYRSPNPEARGVLDGCARGYVLMHYQAVATKAAAVAIACMARQ, from the coding sequence ATGATTGGCCGATGGCTGGCTCCCCTATGTATCGGTAGCATCCTCATATGGTCTTCAGCAGCCTCCGCCGGAGATTCGCCGGATACCGACGTCCGGGTGAGGGGGCAGGCCAATGCGCCCCTGACCTTGATCGAATACTCTGATTTCACCTGTGGGTACTGTCTGAAATTTTTCAAAGACACCTGGCCGCGCATTCAAGCCCGGTATGTCGATACCGGGAAAGTCCGATTTATCTACCGCGATTATCCACGCGCAGATCAAGGTCCGGGCGTCGACGCGGCGGCGGCGGCGCGCTGTGCCGGAGCGCAGGGCAAGTATTGGGCGATGCATGATCGCTTGTTTGCCGAAGGGGGCCGACTTGACAAGCAAGTGTACCTTCGCCATACATCGGCAATCGGTCTGGATCAGCCCGCATTTGAGCGATGCTTCAAAGATGGACGATACACCAGCGCAATTTTCGAAGATCGTCAGGAAGCCAACCGGTGGGGGTTCCATGGAACTCCCGGGTTCATTCTTAAGAGAACGGCGAGTGAACCGACTGAGAAAGAGCCGGCCGTCGCGATACCTGGAGCATTTCCTTTCGAGATGTTCGCGGAAGAAATTGATCGATTGTTAGCGAGCGGCACAAAGAGTTCAGTTCAGATTACTCGACAGGAGCAGGAGAAAAAGGAGCAAGAGGAGCGTCAGGCAGTTGCTAAGCGTGAACGTGAGGCCCAAGTGGCGCGGGAAGCGCAGGCCCGAGTGGAGTACGAGCGGCAGCATCCAGAGATCGCCCGTGCGCGGGAAGCAGAGGCAGCTGCCCAAGAACAATGCGCCCAGTGCAAATCGAGCTGTGATGATCAATCATACCCCTGCACTTTAGCCTGCGTAGGCAACAATCCGGCTGACACGATGTGCATAGGGAGGTGCCAAGTAGCTCTCGACACATGTAAGAATACCTGTGAGGAGCAGCGGGACACTCTAATTGTACAAGCGGGTGGTACGCCTCGGGGCACTAGTAGTAGCGGAAGCGCAGCTTTACTCCAAGGCCTCGTGACTATGGCGGATAGCCTGGCTGCGGCTAAAGGGCTCCCCTCATCGGGAGCCAGGGGATCAATGACCCCACCGAACCTAGCGTCTACTCAATCGGGGACCTCGGCGCTTGAGCAGAACCAATCCACTGCCAAAGAATTTCCCCCATCGGGAACCAGCGGATTTCCTACTTCAGGGGCCCCACCACGGCGAGGATCTGCTCACTCGTGTCCGACCTCGTTGGCCCACTTGGCACCGAAGCTTCCCCAGTATGATGTTCCCGATCTACAACGGGCTAGGTCTGCGATCCTTCAGCTAAGTACCACTGAAATGTATCAGCGGATGCTTGACTCGGGCATCACGCCTGCGAATGGTGCAAAGATGGCAATCCAGGACGTAGAGAAAGTAGAACAGCAAAGGGAAGTTGCCAAACAGTGCGTACGACAGACTGCAGCCAACCCCGAATCGGTAATCTCGGCACTTGAGCGTGGGACGTATAGATCTCCTAACCCGGAAGCCCGAGGAGTATTAGACGGGTGCGCAAGGGGATATGTGCTTATGCACTATCAGGCAGTCGCGACTAAAGCAGCCGCGGTCGCCATCGCATGCATGGCCCGACAGTAG
- a CDS encoding hypothetical protein (conserved protein of unknown function) — protein MESFWEKLKTELGHHRRCETREQAQHEISEYIESFYTRQRRHSRLGNRSPVACAQQWARQQLAA, from the coding sequence ATGGAGAGTTTCTGGGAGAAGCTCAAAACTGAGCTGGGCCATCATCGGCGCTGTGAGACCCGTGAGCAGGCGCAGCACGAGATCTCGGAGTACATCGAGAGCTTCTATACCCGGCAGCGGCGGCACTCCCGGCTCGGGAATCGCTCGCCAGTGGCATGTGCCCAGCAGTGGGCCCGTCAACAGCTGGCGGCGTAA
- a CDS encoding hypothetical protein (conserved protein of unknown function) → MDSIQSFWPVSHRDDDFWVCMSCLTEVFYRKVPMPDCPSCHGVSTYEGFTLEAIRDWGTEELIAKAVAAQETATSTPSPVESAAPIEAAD, encoded by the coding sequence ATGGATTCGATACAATCGTTCTGGCCCGTGTCCCATCGTGACGATGACTTCTGGGTCTGTATGTCTTGTCTGACGGAAGTCTTTTACCGAAAAGTTCCCATGCCGGACTGTCCGTCCTGTCATGGTGTTTCAACGTATGAAGGTTTTACCTTGGAGGCAATTCGCGATTGGGGAACAGAAGAGTTGATCGCGAAGGCTGTTGCCGCACAAGAGACAGCGACTTCAACTCCATCTCCCGTTGAATCTGCCGCACCGATTGAAGCGGCGGATTAA